The Enterococcus sp. 7F3_DIV0205 genome has a window encoding:
- a CDS encoding T7SS effector LXG polymorphic toxin — translation MPKIDYSEWTELSSEITTQRLKIVSQFKSFNQAQQHFKGAKELSGTGWDSSRDYFEGYTTVSDAIFNALYEVDDATTEYVSAFTSEVGAAENQLDTDHLERLKSELRSLQAENDMLMEAAAKAFENVPFINKFFMERSMLGKAKEIEILEKYQAFEATHGSDFSEVQSVISSIEQGLALLGNSGNFIGGVNGYKKISWKDQNWFKTIQAFNEKNKEDRYEIVVIHEDHDGKQFAIYKNGKLDEGRTLDYNKLLGKQDWEMLMKLGPETIKMLLNLDDVEVLLDDGSSTGQKVKSSIFLILAITPADKVKDLIRAAKLLKRGDHLLDGVKLTAKELDMLRDLEKSGERVKIVEKASGTKIPTLNSLSDEVASSLGGKASPLKNGYKVEILNGRKPIVVRIMDEGSGGRGKPYYRVSIDGKGSLTPEGIISSDRGLTHIDLSENSMGEITNIINNYLGRK, via the coding sequence ATGCCGAAAATTGATTATAGCGAATGGACGGAATTATCAAGTGAAATTACCACACAACGATTAAAAATCGTCAGTCAGTTCAAATCATTCAATCAAGCACAGCAACATTTTAAAGGAGCAAAAGAATTATCTGGAACAGGCTGGGATTCTTCGAGAGATTACTTTGAAGGATATACAACAGTATCAGATGCGATATTTAACGCTCTCTATGAAGTGGATGATGCAACAACGGAATATGTCTCGGCATTTACATCAGAAGTCGGTGCAGCTGAAAATCAGTTAGACACAGATCATTTGGAACGATTAAAATCAGAATTACGAAGCCTGCAAGCCGAGAATGATATGTTGATGGAAGCGGCTGCGAAAGCCTTTGAAAATGTGCCGTTTATCAATAAATTTTTTATGGAACGCAGTATGCTTGGAAAAGCGAAAGAAATCGAGATTTTGGAAAAGTATCAAGCCTTTGAAGCAACGCACGGAAGTGATTTTTCAGAAGTCCAAAGCGTTATTTCTTCTATCGAACAAGGTTTAGCATTACTTGGAAACTCTGGCAATTTTATTGGCGGTGTGAATGGTTATAAGAAAATTTCATGGAAAGATCAAAACTGGTTTAAAACTATTCAAGCATTTAATGAAAAAAATAAAGAAGACCGTTATGAGATCGTTGTGATTCATGAAGATCATGATGGAAAACAGTTTGCGATTTATAAAAATGGAAAACTGGATGAAGGACGAACGCTTGATTATAATAAGTTGTTAGGGAAACAAGACTGGGAAATGTTGATGAAGCTTGGACCTGAGACCATCAAGATGTTGCTCAATTTAGATGATGTGGAAGTTTTACTGGATGATGGATCAAGCACTGGGCAAAAAGTAAAGTCGAGTATTTTTCTTATTTTAGCAATTACGCCTGCTGATAAGGTGAAAGATCTGATTAGGGCAGCGAAGTTGTTGAAAAGAGGAGATCACTTATTAGATGGTGTGAAGTTGACTGCCAAAGAGTTGGATATGTTAAGGGATTTGGAAAAATCTGGTGAACGGGTTAAGATAGTGGAGAAGGCAAGTGGGACTAAAATTCCAACTTTAAATTCTTTGTCAGATGAAGTAGCGAGTTCTTTAGGTGGCAAAGCTTCACCATTAAAGAATGGCTATAAAGTTGAAATTTTGAACGGAAGAAAGCCTATTGTTGTACGAATTATGGATGAAGGAAGTGGCGGACGAGGTAAACCATATTATAGAGTTAGTATAGATGGTAAAGGTTCATTAACACCTGAAGGTATAATTTCTAGTGATAGAGGGTTAACTCATATTGACCTTAGCGAGAACTCAATGGGTGAAATTACTAATATCATAAATAATTATTTGGGAAGGAAGTAA
- a CDS encoding YxiG family protein — translation MSIQQRMNELFESKIVSYSMDILENKLSLELELLENEVITNYSVEFMNISTFYFINNTTDERKEIFPPEKDDYLELTSINLSNDIINISLDCEEEVWLKQYNGCGKVILEIWSKLVVLEADKFKVNNDIYDL, via the coding sequence GTGTCTATTCAGCAAAGAATGAATGAATTATTTGAATCAAAAATAGTATCTTATTCAATGGATATTTTAGAAAATAAGTTAAGTTTGGAATTAGAATTGTTAGAAAATGAGGTAATAACAAATTATAGTGTAGAATTCATGAACATTAGCACATTCTATTTTATAAATAATACTACTGATGAGCGAAAAGAGATATTTCCTCCTGAAAAAGATGATTATTTAGAATTAACAAGTATCAATCTATCAAATGACATAATCAATATTTCTTTGGATTGTGAAGAAGAAGTCTGGCTGAAACAATACAATGGTTGTGGAAAAGTTATATTAGAAATTTGGAGTAAATTAGTAGTTTTAGAAGCCGATAAGTTTAAAGTAAATAATGATATATATGATTTATAA